The Paenibacillus spongiae nucleotide sequence TGATGGAACCGCCGCGGGAGACGATGCCCGTAAGACGCTTGGCCGTCAACGGGATGTAGCGCAGCAGCACTCCCGCATGAATCGTGAAGTAGTCGACGCCTTGCTCCGCCTGCTCGATCAATGTATCCCGGAATACTTCCCAGCTTAAATCCTCGGCTTTGCCGTCGACCTTCTCAAGCGCTTGATAGATGGGCACCGTTCCTACCGGAACCGGCGAGTTGCGTACGATCCACTCGCGCGTCGTGTGAATGTTTTTTCCGGTGGATAGATCCATAATCGTATCGGCGCCCCAACGAGTCGCCCAAGTCATCTTCTCCACTTCCTCTTCGATCGAGGAGGCGACGGCAGAATTGCCGATATTGGCATTGATTTTCACATGGAAATGACGGCCGATAATCATCGGCTCGCTCTCCGGATGGTTAATGTTGGACGGAATGATAGCACGGCCGGCTGCCACCTCGTCCCTCACGAATTCCGGCGTCATCCCTTCGCGAATCGCAATATATTCCATCTCCGGCGTTATCATGCCTTTGCGTGCATAGTGGAGCTGAGTCACATTGCAGCCCGGCTTGGCCCGCAGCGGACGACGGTTTAAATCGGGGAACTGCTCCGCTCCGCGTTTTTCAGCCGACTCCTCGGAGGTAAATCCGTTATCCTTCGGTTGTATAACGCGGCCCTCATAAGACTCGACGTCTCCTCTTTCATCGATCCAAGCGCGTCGCAGCCCCGGAAGTCCGCGTCGAACATCGGATTCATAGGATGTATCCGTATAAGGGCCGCTGGAATCATAGACCCGGACCGCTTCATTGGGCTGTTCGATCCCTTTATTGGAGCTGGGCGTCAGTTCGATTTCACGCATCGGCACACGCAGATCGGCACGGCTTCCTTGGACATATACCTTGCGGCTGCCCGGCAGGGGCGTAGTAAGAATCGGCATAATAAAAAACCTCCTGGGAATATGATAGAAATCCCTAGGAGGCCATGGCGTTGTGGTATTGAGACAGCAATGCGAGCTGCGCGATTCCGATCGTAAGCGGCTAGCTGAAGCTCTTCAGCATAACCCCCTTGTCGATCGGCACTCCCGCTTGAGCACGTCTTCGATGGCGCTCCTTCGCCAGGGCAACAAAAAAACCGCCCCGGCGAAGGAGCGGTCAGCAGACGCGGTCAATTCCGAACGCGCGCAGATGAAGCAGCTGCGGTTCGGACAAGAGGTAAGTCCGAATGCGGCCGTTAAACCGTATTCCTCTCTCCTCTTGTGTCGCATGCACATTCCCACTTTCCTACGCTGGCATAACCCAGATCAGGTTCTAAGGGACCAAGGCAGTTTTCGCCTTATCTCAGCCCATGCGGGCGCCCCTAGTGGATTTCTTGGTACGACTATACCCCTCTCAAGTAAATTCTGTCAACCCCTTTGCTCGCGCGATCTGTTACCTATTGTCTCCGATGTACCCCTACCGTGCTGTTAACATTGGCTGCAATCGTGACGGTTACCGGAACGGATTTGACCGTCCCGTTGCTGTAAACAGCCGTAAAGATAAACGTAACCTCTCCGTCCGGAAGCTTCTCGAAGCTCTCGTCCCACATTTCCCCCGCCCAGCTCACGGCGCTTGCTCCGTCGCTTACGAGATTGACATTGAAGCCGCCCATCGCAGCTTCCACGCGCAGAGCTTTCGTCGCTGTATTCGTGAGAGCAGTCTGGGCCGATAGTAGAAAGCGTTCGCCTGCCCAATAGACATGATAGCCCCTCGGACTCTCTTCGTTGCCGCTCGCCTTCAAGTTGAACTGCTTGCGGCGTTCGTCCCACAATTCCGTATGCTTGACCTGGGCGGCAACCGTAAGCGGCAGGACCCGAATATCCTTGCGAACGATAACGGCCGGCGCTTTGCCGTCGGATACCGTGAGCTCTACTTGATAAATACCGGGTTTGACGCCTTTAAAGCTTGGTCCAGCCGTCGGATAAGGCACGTTCGACATGGAGGCGTGCATCTTCCGTTCTCCTGCAGGATCCGTAATCCGGTATTGGACTGTCAGCTCGTCCGAATCCGGATCATGAATGAGATGGGTTATTTGTACCAAATCGCCTTCATATACCGGCTTAGGCGCCCAATCGAACTCGGCGGCCGGAGGCTGATTCGTCTCGATGTAGAAGAACTTCGGATCGCTCCACTCGCTCCAGTCGTAGCCGTCATAGGTCCGGACCATCACGAAGAGATTAACCTTCTCGGGCAAATCCTCCATAGGTGTCCATGCTAGCGCCGTGCC carries:
- the thiC gene encoding phosphomethylpyrimidine synthase ThiC, with translation MPILTTPLPGSRKVYVQGSRADLRVPMREIELTPSSNKGIEQPNEAVRVYDSSGPYTDTSYESDVRRGLPGLRRAWIDERGDVESYEGRVIQPKDNGFTSEESAEKRGAEQFPDLNRRPLRAKPGCNVTQLHYARKGMITPEMEYIAIREGMTPEFVRDEVAAGRAIIPSNINHPESEPMIIGRHFHVKINANIGNSAVASSIEEEVEKMTWATRWGADTIMDLSTGKNIHTTREWIVRNSPVPVGTVPIYQALEKVDGKAEDLSWEVFRDTLIEQAEQGVDYFTIHAGVLLRYIPLTAKRLTGIVSRGGSIMAAWCLAHHRENFLYTHFEDICEIMKRYDVAFSLGDGLRPGSIADANDEAQFGELDTLGELTKIAWKHDVQVMIEGPGHVPMHLIKENMDRQLEVCQEAPFYTLGPLTTDIAPGYDHITSAIGAAMIGWFGTAMLCYVTPKEHLGLPNKEDVKEGVITYKIAAHAADLAKGHPRARVRDDALSKARFEFRWRDQFHLSLDPERAMSYHDETLPAEAAKSAHFCSMCGPKFCSMRITQDIRDYAAEHGLETQEAIEAGMKEKSEAFKAAGSSIYAR